In a genomic window of Moraxella osloensis:
- a CDS encoding transposase: MGKKETTMAQYSAERKQAILNKLLSPDLISIAKLARDENIAEQTLYNWRHQAKRQGKAVPTNDKTKELSPETKLTIIIDTARLNETELAEYCRSKGLYPEQIAQWKTQTLTGFSTSEQQTSLNRKQQQADQKQIKQLKQEIKRKDKALAEAAAILILRKKLNALWGEDEDE, from the coding sequence ATGGGGAAAAAGGAGACAACCATGGCACAATACAGTGCAGAACGCAAACAGGCTATACTAAACAAACTTTTATCACCTGACCTTATCAGCATAGCAAAGCTTGCGAGAGACGAAAACATCGCCGAACAAACCCTGTATAATTGGCGTCATCAAGCTAAACGCCAAGGGAAAGCCGTGCCGACCAACGATAAAACCAAAGAATTAAGCCCTGAGACCAAGCTCACCATCATTATTGACACCGCTAGGCTTAATGAGACTGAGCTTGCCGAATACTGTCGCAGCAAAGGGCTCTATCCTGAACAAATCGCCCAATGGAAAACACAGACCCTCACAGGCTTTAGCACAAGCGAACAACAAACCAGCCTAAATCGAAAACAGCAACAAGCAGACCAAAAACAAATCAAACAACTCAAACAAGAAATCAAACGCAAAGACAAAGCGCTTGCGGAGGCAGCCGCCATACTGATCTTGCGAAAAAAGCTCAATGCCCTATGGGGGGAGGACGAGGACGAATGA
- a CDS encoding carboxymuconolactone decarboxylase family protein, with the protein MTMMNDLTAYGRAIMDTLETGLADKVTGRLSELDADLPNLITDYAFGAVVGREGLDLKTREMLTVASLVSLGNAMPQLQLHMRAALNVGVTPKELLEVVIQMAVYAGVPACMNGLTAYREAMAATDHELPNI; encoded by the coding sequence ATGACTATGATGAACGATTTAACAGCCTATGGCAGAGCCATTATGGATACTCTTGAAACAGGCTTAGCAGATAAGGTAACTGGGCGTTTGAGCGAGCTAGATGCGGATTTACCTAACTTAATAACTGATTATGCCTTTGGTGCCGTGGTTGGCAGAGAGGGCTTAGATTTAAAAACAAGAGAAATGCTAACCGTCGCCTCGCTAGTTTCTTTAGGTAATGCTATGCCCCAATTACAATTACATATGCGAGCGGCGTTAAATGTGGGTGTTACCCCAAAAGAGCTGTTAGAAGTTGTGATTCAAATGGCGGTCTATGCCGGTGTACCTGCTTGTATGAATGGCTTAACGGCCTATAGAGAAGCTATGGCAGCCACGGATCATGAGTTACCAAATATTTGA
- a CDS encoding IS3 family transposase (programmed frameshift) has product MAQYSLERKQAILNKLLSPELISIAQLARDEHIAEQTLYNWRHQAKHQGKAVPTNDKTKELSPETKLTIIIDTAKLNETELAEYCRSKGLYPEQIAQWKTQTLTGFSTNEQQTSLNRKQHQTDQKQIKQLKQEIKRKDKALAEAAAILILRKKLDNPMGGGRGRMTSLSERQQLITLIDEATNAGTRLHIACSEVGISRRTYRRWKADKNHLGDKRPIAVRPAPSNKLSDIERQAILDACNEPRFASLPPSQIVPTLLDEGIYHASESSFYRVLRQHNQLKPRGRAKAPNPRKPPETFIATKPCQVFCWDITYLPSTVRGQFYYLYMIEDIYSRKIVGFEVYDREAGDLAAKLLERTLLNEKAIGTGVILHSDNGAPMKSQTLRMKAYELGVLTSYSRPRVSNDNPFAEALFRTVKYAPSFPEHGFDSLDNARMWVNGFVHWYNTEHKHSGLNFVTPNERHTLKDGDILARRESVLVMAKQVNPARWNGRAVRNCSPVQPTALNPVRLSKRINPTEVLVA; this is encoded by the exons ATGGCACAATACAGTCTAGAACGCAAACAAGCAATACTAAACAAACTGCTATCGCCTGAACTAATTAGCATAGCGCAATTAGCCCGAGACGAACACATCGCCGAACAAACCCTATATAATTGGCGTCATCAAGCTAAACACCAAGGGAAAGCCGTGCCGACCAACGACAAAACCAAAGAATTAAGCCCTGAGACCAAGCTCACCATCATTATTGACACTGCCAAGCTTAATGAGACCGAGCTTGCCGAATACTGTCGCAGCAAAGGGCTCTACCCTGAACAAATCGCCCAATGGAAAACACAGACCCTCACAGGCTTTAGCACAAATGAACAACAAACCAGCCTAAATCGCAAACAACATCAAACCGACCAAAAACAAATCAAACAACTCAAACAAGAAATCAAACGCAAAGACAAAGCGCTTGCGGAGGCAGCTGCCATACTGATCTTGCGAAAAAAGCTCGATA ACCCTATGGGGGGAGGACGAGGACGAATGACCTCACTGTCAGAGCGACAACAACTCATCACGCTTATAGATGAAGCCACCAACGCAGGGACAAGGCTTCACATCGCCTGTAGCGAGGTTGGCATAAGCCGTCGCACCTACCGACGCTGGAAGGCGGACAAAAACCACTTAGGGGATAAGCGCCCCATCGCTGTTAGACCTGCCCCGAGTAATAAACTAAGTGACATAGAACGCCAAGCCATCCTTGATGCCTGTAATGAACCCCGCTTTGCCAGTCTACCGCCGAGCCAAATCGTACCCACGCTACTCGATGAAGGCATTTATCATGCCTCAGAATCAAGCTTTTACCGTGTCCTAAGGCAACATAACCAACTTAAGCCTCGAGGACGTGCCAAAGCCCCTAATCCTCGTAAACCGCCAGAGACGTTTATTGCCACCAAGCCTTGCCAGGTATTCTGTTGGGATATCACTTATTTACCAAGTACGGTACGTGGACAGTTTTATTATCTGTATATGATTGAGGATATCTACAGCCGTAAGATTGTAGGTTTCGAGGTGTATGACAGGGAAGCGGGTGATTTAGCGGCTAAACTACTAGAACGTACCCTGCTTAATGAGAAAGCGATTGGGACAGGGGTGATACTGCATTCGGATAATGGGGCGCCGATGAAGTCGCAGACCCTGCGAATGAAAGCCTATGAGCTTGGGGTGTTAACCTCTTATAGTCGTCCTCGGGTGAGTAATGATAATCCGTTTGCTGAGGCGCTGTTTCGTACTGTTAAGTATGCGCCAAGTTTCCCTGAGCATGGCTTTGATAGTTTAGACAATGCTCGTATGTGGGTGAATGGCTTTGTCCATTGGTATAACACTGAGCATAAGCATAGTGGGTTAAATTTCGTGACGCCAAACGAGCGCCATACGCTTAAAGATGGTGATATTCTAGCAAGACGTGAGTCGGTGCTTGTGATGGCAAAGCAGGTGAATCCTGCTCGCTGGAATGGTAGAGCAGTGAGAAATTGTTCGCCTGTTCAGCCAACAGCGCTTAATCCTGTGCGTCTGTCTAAACGGATTAATCCCACTGAGGTTTTAGTCGCTTGA
- a CDS encoding IS3 family transposase (programmed frameshift), with product MTKVRKRHNAEFKSKVAIEAIKEQKTINELTAEYGVHATQISNWKKQALAVIPSAFNTKQHDNEQAQQATIDELHRQLGQVISERDWLKKKFLTATLNARKQLLEPDNKDFSTRKQCELLGINRSSLYYQPKPISKLDITLMNLLDEQYTKTPFYGVKRMTAHLRQLGHPVGQKRVRRLLRQMGLDAIYQHPNTSKPNPEHRVYPYLLRNVPIIRCNQVWSTDITYIRLSKGFVYLMAVIDWYSRYVLDWSLSTTLEADFCIDTVGKLLHNGLRCEIFNTDQGSQFTSPRFTTPLIDSGIAVSMDGRGRALDNIFVERLWRSVKYECVYLRQFDTVSQARVGLKEYFEFYNHERLHQSLDYHTPAQVYLNNSSVNPVLYQPNSILIL from the exons ATGACAAAAGTTCGTAAACGTCACAATGCTGAATTTAAAAGCAAAGTTGCCATTGAAGCCATCAAAGAGCAAAAGACAATCAATGAGCTGACCGCTGAATACGGTGTTCATGCAACCCAAATCAGCAACTGGAAAAAGCAAGCCTTGGCTGTCATACCCAGTGCCTTTAACACCAAACAGCATGACAACGAACAAGCCCAGCAAGCCACTATCGATGAACTGCATCGGCAATTAGGGCAAGTCATTAGCGAGAGAGACTGGCTTAAAAAAAAGT TCCTCACAGCTACCCTAAATGCTCGTAAACAACTGCTAGAGCCTGACAATAAGGATTTCAGTACTCGTAAGCAATGTGAACTACTTGGTATTAACCGCTCAAGTCTGTATTATCAGCCAAAGCCCATCAGTAAGCTTGATATCACCTTAATGAACCTACTTGACGAACAATATACCAAAACCCCATTTTACGGGGTAAAGCGTATGACTGCTCATTTAAGGCAATTGGGTCATCCAGTAGGACAAAAGCGAGTTAGGCGATTACTACGGCAAATGGGATTAGATGCCATCTATCAGCATCCTAACACGAGTAAGCCTAACCCTGAGCATCGAGTTTACCCGTATTTGCTTAGGAATGTACCCATTATCCGCTGTAATCAGGTATGGAGTACGGACATCACTTACATCCGCCTGTCTAAGGGCTTTGTGTATTTGATGGCGGTGATTGATTGGTACAGCCGTTACGTTTTAGACTGGTCGCTATCAACGACACTTGAAGCAGATTTCTGCATTGATACGGTGGGCAAATTACTGCACAATGGTCTACGCTGTGAGATTTTTAATACGGATCAAGGCTCGCAGTTTACCAGCCCAAGATTTACCACGCCGCTGATTGATTCGGGCATTGCTGTAAGCATGGACGGTCGTGGCAGGGCGTTGGATAATATCTTTGTAGAACGGCTTTGGCGGTCAGTAAAGTACGAATGCGTGTATTTACGCCAGTTTGATACAGTCAGTCAAGCCAGAGTTGGTTTGAAAGAATATTTCGAGTTTTACAATCATGAGCGGTTGCATCAGTCGCTTGATTACCATACCCCTGCACAGGTTTATTTAAACAATAGTTCGGTTAATCCTGTGCTTTATCAACCCAATTCTATCTTAATTTTATGA
- a CDS encoding transposase — protein sequence MAQYSAERKQAILNKLLSPDLISIAKLARDENIAEQTLYNWRHQAKRQGKAVPTNDKTKELSPETKLTIIIDTARLNETELAEYCRSKGLYPEQIAQWKTQTLTGFSTSEQQTSLNRKQQQADQKQIKQLKQEIKRKDKALAEAAAILILRKKLNALWGEDEDE from the coding sequence ATGGCACAATACAGTGCAGAACGCAAACAGGCTATACTAAACAAACTTTTATCACCTGACCTTATCAGCATAGCAAAGCTTGCGAGAGACGAAAACATCGCCGAACAAACCCTGTATAATTGGCGTCATCAAGCTAAACGCCAAGGGAAAGCCGTGCCGACCAACGATAAAACCAAAGAATTAAGCCCTGAGACCAAGCTCACCATCATTATTGACACCGCTAGGCTTAATGAGACTGAGCTTGCCGAATACTGTCGCAGCAAAGGGCTCTATCCTGAACAAATCGCCCAATGGAAAACACAGACCCTCACAGGCTTTAGCACAAGCGAACAACAAACCAGCCTAAATCGAAAACAGCAACAAGCAGACCAAAAACAAATCAAACAACTCAAACAAGAAATCAAACGCAAAGACAAAGCGCTTGCGGAGGCAGCCGCCATACTGATCTTGCGAAAAAAGCTCAATGCCCTATGGGGGGAAGACGAGGACGAATGA